The sequence below is a genomic window from Haematobia irritans isolate KBUSLIRL chromosome 3, ASM5000362v1, whole genome shotgun sequence.
tccccaggcatactttcggccatgaaataagtagtgcttttaaagcatataataacctaatatgtaatcacttattcgtagatacaccaaagcttgtaaaatatccacttattgtctcaggcaatcaaattcgaaaatattgatttctatcgccgattacaatgtatcaaaatatggcgtgtaatgctgtaataggagcactacacccacaaaaaagtgccttcgaaactaaaggaaaaaatattcatcaatttagattagccattttatttgcattaagttaaattacaatagtttacactgaaaatgtacacttgatgagagtcgacttttttatgtattttgatctgctgaattcgaaaaaaatgtttaaaaattttctatggaacagtttttgagatatcctgttatttttattttttcgcttttttctctctaaacaaattatatctcgagttaaaaatgtccgattatatcgttggtacttaaatgaaaggtattaagatgacgaataatcgtgtataatcggatctgtgataagttaagtggttcaaaaattttcgatgcgaaaagccaaattttcaaaaaatttacgaaggaccttttccgccagaaaagtatacaCCATCGAAAAAACGTCTGGAAGAGAAGTTCATGATCGTATAggtgatactctaacgtaagtaataagatcaattagaagaaaaacgaccgaaaaatgtcgttccataaaaaaaaatatttttttttcgaattcagcagatcaaaatacataagaaaagttgccttTCATTAAGTGtatattcattatttatttttttgtaaactagtgttattgtgtgaaataataaaatttacttgcttcagtaaaaaaatcctaaactgaaagcagttaggaatagttcattaactagaataaggcatggcattttactaatactgttttcttcgcggggtatacgaatttactactgaacaagaaaattttattcactgaacaAAACACACCgaacaaaaactaaaaccaaatttagtaaaatttcttataaaatgataactctgactttctttattatagaaagcttatcatacatacgaataacacttagcatagcaaaaaatatttcagttcattcgtactaagaagtattcaatcctttcaattctattttattaagccaactgcctaaaaaactgagaataacaattcgaaaattattaggcattatatttatttttgtcattacaagttagtcattataactcaccgcaatgtaatgcaacgtgtaatgacagctttactcctggtaatgccaattgtaatgagatgtggttacctagtttttgctgggtattgttCCAATCACATAGCTTGTCGAAGCACGTGGGTGAGAAGACTATATATCGATTCGACTATCTCGAATCACAATGAAGGCTTATGAAGActtaaaaatttgcattctttagAGATTCTCCGAACAATGTCTTCCGAATGTGGAATTTGTGGAAATGACACCGGAACTTCGTAACTATCTGTTGGATTTACACAATGAACGTCGTAATATCATAGCTGGAGGAATGGAGAAAGGCTTTGATCCTGCAGTTCGTATGGCCACGATGTCTTGGAATTATGAATTTGAATATCTATCGAAACTGAATCTATTGCAATGTGTGACGAAACATGATAAATGTCGTCGCACACCTGATTATCCATATGTTGGGCAAAATTTGGCCTCCGTTCGATGGACAAATTATAATTTCACACTTGACTACGTCTTGGAGATGTTGGTCGACTATTGGTATAGAGAGAATCAATATATCACAAAATATGATGtcaaatatatgaaaaagaGGACGGACTTGTAAGTGGTCAATTGCTTCAATAACATCTTGAACAAATATTGATATCTGTTTCAGGCCTCATAAAATTGGTCATTTCACCTTAATGGCTCAAGAACGTGCAAATGAAGTTGGTTGTGCTATCAGCCGTCAGTCGACAGCGAACGTTAGCGAAGTTTTTCTTGCATGTGATTATTCCTTCACGAGTTTCTACAATGTTTCTGTCTATAGAGAGGGTTCTCCAGCCTCCCAATGCCAAAGTGGTCAAAATCCAAAATATCCAAATCTATGTTCAGTGCAGGAAGTTTATAACATAAAAGATATTGAGTATGAGAATAATttgttcaattttatattttgaagaaagttcgcttgaaagtaaaaaaaagcacaaataaaattttttgattagtttttgggcaaaataagtcaaataaatatgtatgtttccatttaaattcaataaaaacgaGCATGGTCCGAAAACTACCAAAAATAGCAAAGGACTGTTAAATAGTCATCCGTTGTAGCGATGTctgtttttcgaaaaaaaaaactactagacatccaagaccccaaatcgggtggtcggtttatatacgtTAGGGGCtctatcaaaatctggaccgatatagcccatcttcgaacttgtccTGCCTGTGTAATATTTCGTTTTTTCTCccttgtttatttaaaatgcacgaagtaaatatatgATTATTTATAATTGGAAACCTCATCTACCTAAAAAATGGGTCTGGAAGatgtatttgacaaaattttctatagaaataaaattttgacaaaattttctatagaaataaaattttgacaaaattttctatagaaataaaattttgacaaaattttctatagaaataaaattttgacaaaattttctatagaaaaaattttgaaaaaattttctatagaaaaaaaaaattgacaaaattttctatagatataaaattttgacaaaattttctatagaaataaaatttcgacaaaattttctataaaaataaaattttgacaaaattttctatagaaaaaaaaattgacaaaattttctatagaaataaaattttgacaaaattttctatagaaataaaatttcgacaaaattttccatagaaataaaattttgacaaaattttctatagaaattatgttcCTCTGTTGCTACACTATGTTCCTCTgttgctacacttgtagtttagtcaatgcatggttttaagctgaaatcaaaaacaacaaaatgattgaagaataaaccaacaataacaaaacaaaacgaataaaataaacttttgacaaaattttctatagaaataacattttaacaaaattttctatagaaacaaaattttgataaaattttctatagaaaaaaaaattgacaaaattttctatagaaataaaattttgacaaaattttctatagaaataaaattttggcaaaactttctataaaaataaaattttgacaaaattttctatagaaatatgattttgcaaaatgcgattttttttctctaaattttggtagatttttgttttttggctctagtggcaaccgtgctcaggaTCGCCCCCTGATTAAACTGAACGAGGTCCGTTCGTCGTTACTGCATGTATTCTTGCAGTTTAAGTGCAGTctgcattattatttttataagacgCCATAATTCTATTCCAATTTCTTCTTGGCAATTCCTCCTTGTCTTTAAATATAATGAGCCCCCATGAAATAATAACATTTAAACGTTTT
It includes:
- the LOC142229737 gene encoding venom allergen-1-like; translated protein: MFKPLLILLLAISINDSVLAATKTYSRFLISTVNPCTYCSNHIACRSTWRFSEQCLPNVEFVEMTPELRNYLLDLHNERRNIIAGGMEKGFDPAVRMATMSWNYEFEYLSKLNLLQCVTKHDKCRRTPDYPYVGQNLASVRWTNYNFTLDYVLEMLVDYWYRENQYITKYDVKYMKKRTDLPHKIGHFTLMAQERANEVGCAISRQSTANVSEVFLACDYSFTSFYNVSVYREGSPASQCQSGQNPKYPNLCSVQEVYNIKDIEYENNLFNFIF